The genomic segment TTTGGGGCCACCCCTTACTCTACCATTATTATAGGGGTATGGGGTTCGAGACAAAGAAAGATCAAGGCAGCATATCAGTTTTTCCTTTATACTTTACTTGGATCTGTTTTTATGCTATTAGCTATTCTGTTGATTCTTTTCCAAACAGGGACCGCCGATTTACAAATATCATTAACCACAGAATTTAGTGAGCGGCGCCAAATCTTTCTATGGATTGCTTCTTTCGCCGCTTTCGCCGTCAAAGTGCCTATGGTACCAGTTCATATTTGGTTACCCGAAGCTCATGTAGAGGCACCTACGGCAGGATCCGTCATCTTGGCAGGAATTCCTTCAAAATTGGGAGCCCACGGGTTTTTAAGATTTTCAATACCCATGTTTCCCGAAGCAACACTTTGTTCCACTCCTTTCATTTATACTCCAAGCGCGATTGCTATAATCTATACTTCCTTGACCACTTCAAGACAGATCGATCTTAAGAAGATCATTGCTTACTCCTCAGTAGCCCATATGAATCTGGTGACTATTGGTATGTTTAGTCGGGCGGCGGCCGTTAGGTCACCTATTTTTAGTTATGGACACAAAAGACAAGGCCAAAACATGTGTGCCGGGCGTGCGACCCATCAACCTACTAGCAATGGGGGAGAAAACATAGCATGTCGCAACAAAAGCTTGATTCAAGGCGTCAGCAAAACATTGCCGTCTGTTCCAAAAACAAAAGCCCCTTAGCGCCCCGGGACGGGAGTGGGGGACACCCTACGCGCAGGCAACAGCAGCACCGGCTCTACGAAGTCAGAATCTAATCTTTGTGTTGGCTTTCCCAATTCATTCGTGAATAAGAATTCAAGGGCTAGAAGCGAGCGCTTCTAGCTGCTTCGCCTGCTTCTTCTTATTTATTGTGGCTATGTTGGCGTGGCGGAAATGAACGAAAAGCGAGATGAACGTGCTATTTAAAAATCGATTGATAGATAGCCTGATCCGTTCTGATAGATCGAAAGAGTAGGAATGAGATAGAGGGAATCCATCAATAATAAGGGGAAATCCCCTATTTCTATCTATTGATAAGACAACTATTCTTGATCCATCAGAAATAAATCGATATGTATCTGATGGAGTCTACATCGTACGTAGAGCGCCCAAGCGCCAGCTCAGTTCTCTTATCCATCGGTCCAATGCACTGTCATGGATGGAGGGAAAAGCAAAAATCTAGTTGTGTTGTTCGCCGCCTCGACGCATTCCCTTCTCTCCCCGGCATCGTCCCACACAGAAAGAAAGAGCGCAGAGCCCCGGCCCGACCTGTAGTGTAGGTCCGCTAACGTAAAGCGAGGAGTTGAGCCTGAACTGGCGAACCGAAGTCACTTTCGGAACCATACTTCCTACAGCTAACACGTGTCCAGCGGGAACGCGCAGCGCAAAAAAACGTAAGCTGCTATACCGAATCCCCCGCAGGCCATCGGGGACCGAGTGGTAAGGCCATGATCCGCAGGGGAACGGATCACTCATTCTTCCATTGGGGACAGGTGCACGAACGACAACTCCAAACGTCACACATCCGTCGCCTACTTACCGTTTAGGTGGCACCAGCGAGATCCAGCTAAGGTAAGGAACTTCGTGTCGCGGCTGCTCCACTCCGCCGCGGTCTCATGAACTGAACTTCGTAGCCTTCCCGCGCGCGAAGCGAATGGGCGCTGTGCTGTGGGTCAGTTTCGGGGCGGGGGGCGAAGAGAGACCACAAGAATGATTCATTTGGATCGACGAGCTTTTTCAGCCCCAAAACTAAGAATCAATGGAATGTCTGTCTATCCATGAACATCTATTCTATCTGTATATCTAGGGGATCTCTCTATacataaaaaaaggttttttggCACGATATGATCGCCTAGCCGTAGCCGCATATTGAGCGCAGCGGATATGCGGGATTTCAGTTGGATCAGATCTTTAGCTTTGACGGAAGCTTTTGGACCTAGCGAAAAGGACTTAATAAGCCTTCGCGCAAGCAAAGTAGAAGCTTTGCCAGAAGCAAGACGAGGAAGCAGAGCTGTCGTATAAGCGGTAGCTTCCCCCGACCTACTAAACAAAAATACAACAGTCGCGACCTACTTTGATTCAAAACAAAAGAAAGGCGAAGGGTTTGGCAACAAGCAAACGGCTTTCTATCATAGTTGCAAGGGTTCCCTACTTAAGTTAAGTACCAAAGGCTGCTTTCGGTTGGTAAAGAAGGGGGCTGTTCACTACAAGCTATCAGCGCTGTCTTAGATTGAACGTCGACTTATCTTATTGCCGTTCAATCTCTAAGGCGGGTTTACGCTGAGAACGGAATAGTGTTCGTGTCCAAAGGTAAAGGTGAACAACGAACGCCCTAGCTTCTAGAGTTCGCTGCTTTTCCCAGgccagagaagggcttatactgCTCGCCTTTGTTTGATATGTTCATTCAGTACCAATACAAACTAAAACTACACCAAAGTGGAAAGGCCCCTATAGAAGCTAGAAGTAACCTCTAGTAGTCTAGTAGTCGGCCTAACCAAAGCGTCACGACAACATAAAATTACCCTTATGAATGGAATCTTAAGTAGGGGGCCCGcccgcctaccaatcaaagaggCTGAGAGTAAGCGTAAGCTCGAAGAGCTTCCCTTCATTCGCTTCGCGGGAGCCGCACAACACATAGCTGGAAGTCAGAGGGCCCATACTACCTGCCTAACCCCTCGCTCCGAGGGACCGTAGATAGGAAAAGACGTTATAAACCACCCCATTCATCTAAAAGAGAGGGGAAGGGGCCTATGTATTTGCATGACTCCTGCGGATTTTACCCTATCTACACCCGGAGCCAATCTCCTATCGGTCCTGCCACCACGCCGCAGAACGGGAGCTCGTGTGGAACCTTTTATTTCAGGCGTAACAGCGGTGGAACATAAAAAAAGATTACGGTCGCGTAACATAAGGGCCGGAGGTACGGTAAACTCGGCCAAAATTTTACACCCGAAGGGAGGGCCCGGCGCGCGCAATCCTATCCTCGTCCGAGTTTACCCCTTGCACTTCGGACAGCCGTCCGTAGCATCATAAGGAGGACCTCCCTTTCAGGGGTAAAAAAAAATGGTACGGTACATAGGAGGCTGGTCTTTCTCAACGTGGTGTATAGCACGAAAAACCTTTCGATACAAGATAGGGCCATTCACATGAAAGAAGATAAAAAACCCTTTCTTCTCTTTCTCGAGGGGGAAAGATAAAGAGGGTCTTATGGAGGGAGGGGGAAGGCTTGGGCTGGGCCTACCTATCCCGATAGGACCTCATAAAGGAACGGGGGCTGTTTAGAGGTTCCATATTGCCGAGCCGAAGGGCAGCACTTCTGTACGTGATCGTAGTATGTCATCTCGTCCCCGCTGCATTGAAAAGTACCTATGCACTATTTCCGGTTCACTGATAAGGAAGATAGAGTTGGGGTGGGGGTCTACGATGTGATACTCAAGTATGACCCGGGGAGATACATGCTAACTATGGGTAGAAAGCAGGAACCCTTATGTAAATAATTTCGGGGGGTTACAGATCAGATCTCTTATACTACCATCGATCAACAGAGCGGAACGACCAGAAAAAAAAAGTTAAGTTAGAAAGCCGTATGATAGGCGGTAACTATCTTGTACGGTTCGGGGGGTAATCGGCGTACTCCGATCAGTGGGGGGGGAATCTTTGGCTCTATCGAACATACAGGGAATTGGAGGTAGCATTCCACCGATGTTAAGTCATGGACTGGTTCCTTCAGCCCTTTTTCTATGTGTTGGTGTTCTATATGACCGACATAAGACTCGACTTGTTAGATATTACGGAGGGTTAGTGAGCACCATGCCGAATCTCTCTACCATTTCCTTCTCTTCCACTTTGGCCAATATGAGTTCACCTGGTACTAGCAGCTTTATCGGGGAATTTCCCATCTCAGTAGGAGCTTTCCAAAGAAATAGCTTAGTAGCCACATTAGCAGCGCTTGGGATGATTTTAGGCGCGGCGTATTCCCTTTGGCTATATAATCGTGTGGTTTCTGGAAATTTAAAAGCCGATTTCCTCCATAAATTCTCCGATCCAAATGGCAGAGAAGTTTCCATATTTATACCTTTTCTTGTTGGAGGGGCGACCGTCCGTTGAACTACCAAAGAAAAAAGGGTAAACCAATGTGATCATGACATTGTAGGTGCTTGCGATGGGGCGGATGCGACTTCCCTCAGTTGGTTTGGGTGGTATAGCCCGTTGCAGAAGTCCCCCCTTTTTTTGATCCATTTCTGTCTTTAGTCTTTAGGGAGCCAAAGCTTGACTTTACTAAAAAAATAAGGCTCGCGCAGGGGCGCTCACGTTTTTTGGCTGAGCCGTATCTTGCTGGGTGGGACCGAGAGCAAGAAAGGACGGGGGGCAACCATGCATGTTCTCGACCGTGTCTCCGAGGGACAGTTGAACGAGCGACTCATGAATGCTGCCGGGTTGGACGAGCCAATAACTCGAACGCGTTCGGTCTGTTTTTTGAGCAAGAATCACAGCGTTACCTTACCTTCACCATGATACGGACTCCAAGTTCTTATGGCAGAGCGCGAGGAGATTGATCATATCAATATGATGATGGGAATGGAAACCAGAAGCACGACCGACCGGGGTCCAAGATAATCAAACCATCAGTAACAGTAGTAACGTAAGCATGAGACTTTTTGGTAGTACCGGTGAACCAGATGGCCGCGGCGATGGAATCTGGGACGGAGGACTCGTAGTATCTCTCTAGATCTGGCAAAAGCTAAAGACCCCTTAATTCGAATGGGGGCTGACCACTGAGCCCACTCTGGCCTCGCAGGGCGGGCCCCTTTGGTTTCGAGCTGGAGCTGCCATAGCTTATGGCTAGAGCAATGGGAGGGGGCCCCGGCATAGAGAACAGTAAGGATAACGAGCGCTCCGCCCGCTTGGCGGGCGGCAGGAGCTGCGGGCAAGTGCTTGGTAGGCCAACAGCCCAGTGAACCGGGCGGGGCACTCGACGAAAGGGGGGCACACTGAGCAAGTACGATAAATTAGCCCCGCGGAGCTTTATTAAAAGCAAGGACCACTACGGGAGGTCAAACCAAGGAAAGGCCCTATGGAAGTCGGGGCTCGTCCCCGGTCAATATTGGATCAAACAATAGAGGGCCGTAGCACTGAcctattcttttttttattcaatacAGGGAAAAGATCGTAAAGTTCCCTACCGATACAACAGACACTCTCAACGGATCCTCTGCGCGCCGGGCATACCTCTTCCTTCTGTGCGTCTTTCTCGTGGCGGGAACAGAACAACAGGGAAAGACCCGGCCGACCTGCCCAAGGCTCGAGGGCGAGCTTTATTTAAGAGATAATGGGGAGTGAATCGAAAGGCTTCCGTTTTCGTTCTTGGGGTGGGGGGCTCCTCTCGATCTTATTCGTAGTTGGGAAGGGGGAAGGAGTCTAAATCAATGGACATTAATGAACCATCATTGATGGACGTTGCACATGACACGATCAATTCGACTCAAGGTCCGGCGCTAATATAAGTTGCTTACTCTCCTAGTTAGAAGGAAAAAGGCAGGGCTTTTTTCGTAGTAATAGTGGGCGGGTCTCATGATATCTATGCCGGCCGTCGGAATAAAATGAAGGGGCCGAAGGACCATTCGATTCATTAAGGGGCACAGATCTAGGCCTCTGAGTTTGGTCAATCACCAAAGGCGGGGGGGGGGGGAACCACTATGGGCGAGACCCCCCGGCCTCTATTCTTTTGCATAGTCCGGGGGCCGGCCGCTGCAGAGCTGTGGGGCATAGCGGCGCCCTCGCCTGGCGCCATTCCCGGATCTAGCAGCAGACGGGCGGGCCGGGCCTGAATTCAGACCAGACTCTTCTTTATTTGAGCTGCTCCCACGCACGCAGACCGGAAGATCTCAGTTGTCCTGGACTTGACAAGTACGTAGAGATCTTCGTGGGACCGGGGAGGGAGTCTCAATCGATCTTTTCTAGGATTCCTTATCACGCACGGAGATATTTCCATTGATAGATCAGAGGGCTCCCCCCCTTGAACATACTCTTAAAGGTTAGGTAGGTTACTACCTGCCTCTACGGAAGAGGTTTACTTTGTACCGCCCGGAGGTCATATAGATAGAAACCCGGAGCGATAAGAACGAAAGGGTTGGTGTGGCCACAGCTACAACTACTGGCGCTTCAAAAGGCTTAGATTTCTTCTAAGGGCGCTACAGCAAGCTACCTTTTTTTAGGTCGTGTAATAGGGAGGTGTAAGCCTCGAAAGCCTTTAGTACTTCGGTAGGGCGAGCAGCCCTTAAACCGGTTTGGAACTCTTCCCGTATTTCTGCATTTAATTCTCTATTCGGCCCGCCTCAAACAAAATGATAAAAAAGGATAGGACTATTGATTCGAAGTCACTACGAAAGGGTCGGTCAATAGCATAGCTCTTTATTTCCCCGGTCTCCTTTCGAAGGAAAGGCCTTCGCATTCCTAATCCGGTAGGGGGCCGGACGGCTTTGTTTGCCCCAGCTTGGCTAATCGCATCCCCGCGCAACGACATTCCGCCCCTTACCGTTCTCGCTCAGTCTTTGCAACGGCTGGGGAGGCAGTCGTAGAAGCGAAGCCTATCGCCACGCCGACCATAAAATACGAGATTGGGCCCCTTCTCAAAGATTTGATGGAATGGCCCAGCCCACCCAAGAGCGCTTATGTAATATGGGAACTCATGGCTGGAAACAATCCTTCCTTATGGTTTTGATATCCGGTAGGAATAATCAGAATAAAAGTCCAGGTTGGTTGGTGAGCCTAGTGATAGGAGACTATCTAGCTTGGTTCGGAGAGCACTTGTTGGGTTAAAGATTTTTTTGTTGCTAAATGTTACGGCCTAAATGCTGAACTATTGACCCTACTTGTTCGGATGGGTGTTCACCCCAAAGTGTTCCCGGACCGCATGCATACATACGTAAGTAACTTAGTGCAACATGGCAAATTTAATTGAGAGgaatcagcaaagaaaagaaaaacgggTCAACATCTTAAtgtgtattttttataaattgtcCTCGGCTCGGGCTGAGGAGTGTCCACATGAGTTCGTTGAGGTGTCTACACAGGTTCGAAGACGCTCTTTTATATTCTGTCGAGAGTTCGGATTGCTCCACCTAAGTAGAACGAAAAGAAGGAATTTGAAATTCAAAGGGGGAGCCAGAAGCTTCGCTTCCGGTAGCTTGCTTACTCTCCTAGTTAGAAGAAGGCTCTTTGGCGAATTCTTTAGATCTGGGTAGAGTCTCGCTCAGTAAAGAGAGTTGTAGATTCCTAGAAAAGGAGAGGAGCCTTGATTCTATTCTTTGATCACCCAAAGCAAAGGTTTAATTAAGGCTTTACCTGTTGTTCTATATCTATAGGACAGAAAAAACATCCAAGGAAAATGCCCTGCAACCAATTACTGCCTAGGGAACCCATTTGCTCGCCTGGCACGACAAACTAAAAACAGGATGATTGGAAACTGGCCTAGCATATGACTCTATAATCAGCTAGTCGGAATCGGAATATGCTTTTACCCTTGCTTGAACTGGTTTACTCACAGGCACTGAAACTAGATAGCAACTGTAATTGTAATTGGATGGCAAGGAAATCACAAGATTGCTCACTTAAAACCTAGCTTGCTGGCGCCTGCTGGCTCTCCTAAGTCTCTTTCCCTTTCCTGCAACTGGAACTCTAAATGTAGCACTGGATGTAAACTCTCACTTGAAGAATTGCTAGCTTGCCTAGAATTCCTACTTGAATAAAAGAAAGGCCTGCTTTCAATTTAAAGGCTTCCTCACTCACCGTAACAGACTCAGGCGCTAGAGAACTCGAACAATGTCAAAAGAGGGCATTGGGATTTTCATAACCCGGCTTTCAAACTAACTTAGATATGCCATTTTATACACTCACTTACAAGAGGCAAGTTTTAGAAATAGAAATAAACTTTCTTACACTAGGGGAGATTCAGTATATGCTCACTTCGGAAAAGATGAGTAAACAGTCAAGGAGAAGGAAGTAGATTAGGGCAGGCTAACAGCGCCAGGAAATGTATGAGAACTCGCCTGTCCTGCCTATGTAACCTATTCGATTCACTCTCCTGGTCCGACAGCAAAACAAAGTGAACTTCCACGGGATCTGCCATCGAAAGGAAATGGCCTGGACATTGCAGGAAATACATCTATATAGGCTGCAGATGGCCCAGAATATGCGATTGCGGATATACCTGAATACGGTATGGGGCTTATCTTTCCCTTGCCAGCTGGGATATTTTATGTGAGCAAGCCTCTTTCTTCCTTTGCTTTGGGACGAGGCCTGTTATCTTAATCCATCCAGAGGGAGTGCCCCATAAGCCAATGCCATTCCATTCATTTCCCGTTACCTGCCAGCCATTAATTAGGAATTAGGAGTTCTGTCCATGCGATCTAACAGACTAACAGGACAAGCAGTAGTTTTGAAAGGAAATCTGGCAAGGAAAATCCAGCAAACAAGGGATAGGCATAAGGCAAGTCTTTCCAGTAAGTGGTCGCAAGCGAATGACCTAGGAAGAAGCCCGTTTACAAAGAAGTTCACATGCCCTGCAACGGATCTCAAACAAAGCGTGGCTGACAGCGCCAAGAAAGTATGGCTTACACTTCCTTAGGAAGTCAGAACTGGTGGAAGTGGGCTGGCTAATTTACCACAAGGGCTCAGGCCTAATTGGACTTATAAAGAGTTTTCAGTCACAAAGGAAGCAAGCTCTTATTCCTTTCAAGCAAGAAGGACTCGGCTTACTCACCAGGAATGCACCCTAACCTAAGGGAGAGGGGATAAAGGGATTAGGCTCTGCAGATGAAATAAAGAAGAAGGATAGCATTCT from the Vicia villosa cultivar HV-30 ecotype Madison, WI unplaced genomic scaffold, Vvil1.0 ctg.002086F_1_1, whole genome shotgun sequence genome contains:
- the LOC131637807 gene encoding NADH-ubiquinone oxidoreductase chain 4 yields the protein MLEHFCECYSDLSGPILCPVLGSIIPLFIPNSRIRPIRLIGLCASLITFLYSPVPRIQFDPSTAKSQFVESLRWLPYENINFNLGIDGLSFFFVILTTFLIPICILVGWSGMRSYGKEYITASLIREFLMIAVFRMLDPLLFYVLPESVLIPMFIIIGVWGSRQRKIKAAYQFFLYTLLGSVFMLLAILLILFQTGTADLQISLTTEFSERRQIFLWIASFAAFAVKVPMVPVHIWLPEAHVEAPTAGSVILAGIPSKLGAHGFLRFSIPMFPEATLCSTPFIYTPSAIAIIYTSLTTSRQIDLKKIIAYSSVAHMNLVTIGMFSRAAAVRSPIFSYGHKRQGQNMCAGRATHQPTNIQGIGGSIPPMLSHGLVPSALFLCVGVLYDRHKTRLVRYYGGLVSTMPNLSTISFSSTLANMSSPGTSSFIGEFPISVGAFQRNSLVATLAALGMILGAAYSLWLYNRVVSGNLKADFLHKFSDPNGREVSIFIPFLVGVVRMGVHPKVFPDRMHTYVSNLVQHGKFN